TACTCTATTTTATAGAGACCAGTAAAAAGAAGATGGAAAGATTTTTCTAAAATTTTTATGCGCTAAAAATTTGAGTTTATCCATGTGATTCAAACTGCGGGAACTATTGCGTTTTTCGATAGTAGGGACTAACATCCGAAATTTACAAAAATTCAACTCAAAAAAACTAATATACCGGGAGTCTGAAATACTATACAGGCTTTTATATCTGCACACGATTTGTAAAAGAAGTAGCAATATAGAATAATAGGATTCAAAGATAATCTTTTATGATTAGTTCGTATAGCGATAATGGGTTAGTTATGTGATAGAGATCAACATTTTAATTGTAAAAAAAGAAGCAATCTTCTTATGAAACGTAGTTATTCTAAGTAGGAAATTAACTCTTCGGATTAAAATTTATCTTGAAAAATAAAGCGGAAGGATTAAACACTAGCGCGGACAGGATTCGAACCTATGACCTTTGGGTTATGAGCCCAACGAGCTACCAGCTGCTCCACCGCGCGGTGTTTAGAGACAGTATTTGTGGATAAGTCTCTAAAGCAAGAATAAATCGACAAAAAGAATTGATTTTTATGAAAAATTGGGCTGATAATCTTGGTAAAAAGAGAATTACCTCGAATGAAAAAGAAACGTCGAACAAAATTCGACGGTAAATTTGAAATCACTCCTTTAGTACCTAAGAGACCGGAGAACCAATCTTTTGATCAGTAAAGAAAACGATCCCCTGATGATAGAATATCTGGAAAAGAAAATCTATGATCAAAAACAATTATTAGAAATCAGCAAAGCTCTAAATTCCACTTTAGATTATAAATATCTAATGGATGCGATCTTAAATATCTGTCTCGCTCAGCTTCAAACACTGCAAGCGGCGATTTACGTCAGCCCGGAAGCGGATTCTGACTTTTTCGAATTGGATCCGGGTTATAAAGGTTTCGATCTTTCCGAAAACGAAAAATCTTTCCGGATCAAAACGAGCGCCGCGCTTATCCAATTTCTCGAAACGAGAATGAAGGCAATGACCGTAAATCAAATCGAAGAAAGTATGGGAAGGGCTGTGAACGAAGTCGATTTCTTAAGAGGAATCGGAGCCGATCTTATCATTCCGTTGAACGCGAAAGGAAAGGTGAATGGGCTTTTGGTTTTGGGCGAAAAGATGACCATGAGTGAGGTTCAGGAGGAGGACAAAGATTTCTTAACGACTCTTTCTACTCTCGCCGGAATTGCAGTGGAGAACTCCAGGCTCTACGAACTTGCCACCGTGGACATGATGACCGGACTTAAAGTGCATCACTATTTCCAAACAAAACTCAAAGAAGAGATGGAACGTTGCAGAAAGAAAAAATCCCATCTTACTCTTTTGTTCACGGACGTGGATAATTTTAAGAAATTTAACGATACTCACGGTCACCAGGCGGGAGATCAGGTTTTGACCGAAGTGGCAAAACAGTTGATACGTAAAGCGGGCAAATACGATATTCCTGCACGTTATGGAGGGGAGGAATTTTGTCTTATAATGCCCGGGGCTGATCTAGAAAGAGGTTATGAAATGGGAGAAAAGATCCGTAAAGCCGTGGAGGCAAGTTCGGTCAAAAACCCAAACGGCGGACCGGACTTGAAGGTTACTCTTTCTGTCGGCGTATCGGAGTTTTGGCCGAAGGAC
The nucleotide sequence above comes from Leptospira weilii. Encoded proteins:
- a CDS encoding sensor domain-containing diguanylate cyclase, with amino-acid sequence MISKENDPLMIEYLEKKIYDQKQLLEISKALNSTLDYKYLMDAILNICLAQLQTLQAAIYVSPEADSDFFELDPGYKGFDLSENEKSFRIKTSAALIQFLETRMKAMTVNQIEESMGRAVNEVDFLRGIGADLIIPLNAKGKVNGLLVLGEKMTMSEVQEEDKDFLTTLSTLAGIAVENSRLYELATVDMMTGLKVHHYFQTKLKEEMERCRKKKSHLTLLFTDVDNFKKFNDTHGHQAGDQVLTEVAKQLIRKAGKYDIPARYGGEEFCLIMPGADLERGYEMGEKIRKAVEASSVKNPNGGPDLKVTLSVGVSEFWPKDKNNRDLIERADKALYMAKHSGKNKTVCYKEE